Genomic window (Magnolia sinica isolate HGM2019 chromosome 10, MsV1, whole genome shotgun sequence):
AGCAGGTATTATTCTCTTAGTTATCATTGTTTAAAAGCCTGTAGTTGACTCATGAATTGTCTATCAATTTCTGAGGTGGGACTGGGGCATGTTGAGTATTGATTTCGCTAATCGTAATAGAAAACAGACTTGGAATTGGTAATGGAAGTGAGTCAACTGAACCTAGTTTTTGATTTCTGAATTTGAGCATTTCTTCTAATAAAGTTGGGACCAGCCTGTAACATTGAGCATTGCCAAATTGAGCTACCGACTAAAGCCCCATAATAGAGTTGAGCAAAATATTCAACATTGGTTATTATTAATTTTCAGAACATGGTCAGCTTTGCGATCTAAGATTTCTCTGATAACTGCAGTCTGACCAGAGCAAGTTTATTTGGCTGAGCTCATAATTGATTAGCCAGTTATGGGACTGAATCAGCTATCCATGGTTCATTATTCATTGAAACGTGATTATCTATTTATTGTTTTGCAGGATGCTCAGAATGCTATCAATGACTTGACTGGTAAGGCATCTGGGGTTTGCAAATTTTGGGTTTGTCAGAATGCTTGTATGTggtatttttctttgattttactaTGCTCCTGTCAGGTAAATGGCTCGGAAATAGACAAATAAGGTGCAATTGGGCTGCTAAAGGAGCTGGCTTTGCTGAGGAAAAACCCCAAAGtgaaaaccaaaatcaaaacatgGTGGTCCTGACAAATGGTAGTTCAGGTAGTATGGGTACGGTATCCTCCATTTCTCCTTTCTTTTGAAAGTTAGGGCCATTATTCCAATGCCAATGACAAATGAAAAACCAGACTCCCATCTCCTTTCTGTGTTTGTCATTGGAATAGACCATTTGGTGGACCTACCAAACTGTCAATTCCACTGGTATCGATTTGACTCTGTACTGAATGATGTTTAAAATGACGAGTACTACCCACCACGCAGCACACAGTCTGAAATTTCATGGTCTTGCATTAATGAGCTATAGCTTAATGGCAGTCAGCAGCTGTTCAGACTCTTGATCCAGATGCTTGCACATGGACACCCATAACTGAATTCAGTAGAGCTTTTCATCCAATTTGTGCATGTATGAGATCTCTAACCAAGAAGGGTGTGTGTCAACTGACGAATGTTCTCTGTTTCCATTGTCACTTTGCAGATGGAGGAGGTCAAGAGAATGTAAGTGACGAGGCCCCTGAAAACAACCCTGCATTTACAACTGTCTATGTTGGTAATCTTGCACACGAGGTAAAATAGAAGAACTGAGACATTGTGTTGGTTGCATGGTTTTGTACAATTGAGAGAAAAAAACCCCATGCTTTGCGGCATGTTTATTTTTATCATCTGTGCTGACATTTCCTGTTTCAATGGCCAATTCGTCAGGTGACTCAAACTGAACTCCATCGCCAGTTTCATTCTCTTGGGGCTGGTGTCATTGAAGAAGTGCGTGTACAGAGAGACAAAGGTTTTGGATTTGTAAGGTATCACACACACGATCAAGCAGCCCTGGCCATTCAAATGGCCAATGGAAGGATTGTCTGCGGCAAGTCCATGAAAGTAGGAAGCTTTTTCTAACTCTTTGAATTATTTTGGTTCCCTGAATCTTGGGGCCGGAATCAAATAAATGGTTTTGGTTAATGCTCGTGCAGTGCTCGTGGGGCAACAAGCCAACTCCACCAGGAACTGCGTCGAACCCGCTGCCACCTCCGGTCCCTCCATACCATATCCTCCCAACGCCTGGCATGAACCAGGGCTACTCAGCCACGGAGCTCTTGGCTTACCAGCGCCAGCTTGCCTTGAACCAGGGTGCTGGGTCGGGACTCTCCGGCCAGGCTCTCCTTCAGATGGCTGGACAGCAGGGGCTTGCTGCAGCCCAAGCATCTGTGGGCCTCAACTCGAGTGGGACACAGGCCATGTATGACGGGTATCCGAACAACTCGTCAGGTCAGCAGCTCATGTACTACCAGTGATGGGAAGAGTTACATCTGATTTCtgactttttttgtttttgtttacttCTGGGGTGATGATGGAGAGTGGGTTGGTATAGaaaatttgcttcttttttttctttcccttttcttttcttgttttgtttttatcTTATGTTATTATGGTTTGCTCCTCTTTGATCTGcattttcatgtggtgttgtACCTCAGATCGTAGATATTATCGGTTTTCCATTCCTATGACATcctggttttggttttggttttggttttggagtttttatgtttttttttttttccttaattaaaaaaaaaaaaacaaattcggCCAATGTCTCTGAAAGTTTGGGACATCGAATGTGATGATTGAAACTGGGTGGGGTATGTATCAGCTAAGTTGGGTGGTGGTGGGGGTtctgtacgtgtgtgtgtgtgtgtgtgtgtgttcatgtCATGCCTGTTCTCTCTGACATCCCAATTTAGAGTTCTGCTGTTGTTTTTGGATTTCATCATTTACAGACAAGATACAAGTGTACACTACTATCTTGTGATCCCTAGTGCCGTGAGCCTCTCACCGTGATTTTTCTGTTATACCCACCCTAACCATCCGTCTTCCAGGCCAAAAACGGATGCTGATTGCCTGTGAAAGCCTTTTCCAGGAACTTCCTGGAcgggatgttaggtggggcccactgaggccTCAAGTGGGAATCCGACTTGAGACCTCCCTCCCATGCATAACCATCCGTACTGTTCGCAACGTCATTTCTCCTGAGATGGAACTGAAAACACAcgaatattagcctaatccaattctgttgtggccccatgaatgtttcaacggtggatgttcaatactCAATTGTTTCATGTCAGGTGGATGTTCAATACTCATTGtttcatgtcatgcggcccacttgaggtttggatctgccacaGTTTTGGGTgcatgccctaacatgatttgGAGAAAcgggtggatggggtggatttgtcacaaacatcattgtggaccctaccTAGCTTCCAATGCAGGGAAGTTCCTGCAAAATGCTTTGGCGGGGAATATGCTTCCGCCAAAAACCGGGGGTGGGGTGGGGTGCGGATCTGGAATGGCCAACAGTGGAACATTCAATTCATGGTGCCCACAGAAGCGTTGGATCAGCTTGATAtcttgtgttatatctacccatTTCATCCAGGTgggaatggcatataaacatcagagTGGGACCCAGGAAGGTTTTCATCTACACAGTTTCCTGTgttgtatagtccacttgaggtttgggtTCATACACTGAAATGAGCTGGCTAAACATATGGGACTCGATCACAGTGGGTCCACAGCCTAGGGTTACAGGGAGGTTTCTTAACCTGGAAAGTTGCGTGCAGTTACTGCCCTTGGCCAGGTTCGCTTTGGTAGCACAGCCTCTTTTGCCTTTCCAAATCGTTGCCCTTGCTGGGTCTTATCACGTCTTTGCTCTAGGAATTTACTGTTTTGGCGTGGGGTCCTGTTGTTGTTGAAATGGCCCTTTATCTTTGCATGGCATGCACtgttttggtaatccagaccaatCTTTTAGTTGGACAGAAACGGCCAGTCTATAAAGTGACACTCATTTCTTCACCTCCTTTGACTTGGAGAAATTTCTGTTTTCAATTAAGGTGTTGTGAGAATTCGCTTCATCATTATTAGCTTCTGTTTGGGAGCCGGAGCTTGGAAAATAATAGTAGAGAGTGAAATTTTCATTATAACTACAATACCAGCCATGTTTTATGGCGCAATATGTTCGTAGGATGAGTATAGCTCAAGTAAGGATGATAATGAGGAAAAACAGAACTAAAAGTAGCACGGATAGGCAAAAGTATATTTATATGGTTTGGCTACTATCAATGGAGACCACCAACCATAGTAGTTTAGAAGTTGaatcaagttgaaggctctggAAGGATGGAGGGAAGGTATAGAGGTAATAAGAGAAGGATTGATACTTATGGTCCAACTTAAGGTCTggcctttgatagagtggaatggcatgtATCTGGCTCCAATTAATTGAGATTTCCATGAATGATttattgagagagagaaaaaaaaaaaagtggaatgCTACAGCTATTTACCCCATTAATCCTCACGTACAATGAATCGGTTTCCAAGGACAGCTGACTTCAGTCGAGTGCATGCAAGAAAACAGCTTTGTGGgcgcacttgatgtatatgtgagatccaatccatccattagttgTGCTAGATCATTCCATTGCTTAAGAAATCAGGCATAATCTAAAATGAAGCaagccacaccaaatgaaaaaaACAGGGTgggtgcggattgggtactaccccaccagaACCTCCCTAGAGATGCAGGCTCCTGGCAGgcgctctgtggagcccaccgtgatatatatttttaattcctgccatccatctattttgatggatcattttaggtgatgggcccaaaaaaaggggacagattgaaggctcaaggaAGTAGTGGTGACAATCACACCCACtgtcgaaaccttcctagggcccactgtgacattttatttgccatccaacctgttcataaggtcaaatagacctggatgaagggaaaacataaatatcagcttgatccaaaacttctacggcccttaaagaaaatttcaacagTAGGCAGGCATTTAATGCCCAttttttcctgtggcgtggtccatttgagcctttgatctgcctcatttttgggttcatcgcttaaaataatctctcaaattgatggacggcatggatcaaacacagacttcatggtgggcccccaaagGGCCCCTATCAgaattgtccatcttgatcttctcGGTGGGTAGTGCCCAATCTGCTTGTGAGTTTTGTATATTCGTACCCAATCTGCGCACCGGCAAGATAGATGAACAAAGTAAATTCCGGATAGACTTGACAATGTGTTCCATAGAGCTCAAACTCTCTGTCACAAAATGAAAGTGCAAATTTGCTCCTATGAGGCAACTCACTCAAATTGCTTTAACATttccgtaaaaaaaaaaaaagaaagaggagagggCCGGAATTTTTTTTTAGGACCATGAAAACACATTCTGAAAATATGTTTTCCCCCGAAAGAGGAAGTGGCAAATGTGATTTTGGTGGAAAGtattttccacccaaatactTTCCGAGCTTAATAAACAGGCCCTTTGGAAATCCAACAAAAGAAGTGATCACTGGCAGCCAATAACTTTCCAGCCATTTTTACAAGCATTTGGGCCTTGAAAATTTCATATATTTTTGGAAACAAAAATTCATAAGCACCCAAAAATGGTTCTACCATAGTGCCCCAGTTTTCAGGTGATCACTCCTTCCAATTCATCCAATACATATGCAGAGATAACAGCCGGAGAAAGAGATTATGTTATGGGGGTTTGCTCATGTCCCCATCTTCATGGGACGTTAGCAACGTTTCCATAGCTTTTGACTGACACATGCGATCCCCGATCATCGATTGAGGCTGTTCATTCTGATTCCATATGAATGAGAGGCTAATTTGTTACAACCGTCTGTTTTTTTAGAGCCATCAATCACATGGCTAGAATCATCTAATTTGTTACAACCGATAATGCTCtgattttttcataatttatatATAATCATAACCATATTGTCTGAAAGTTCAGATGTTGATGATTGGTTTTGTGGATAAACAAATTCCATACTCAAACCCTTCTTAAGGGCTTTCAGCTTCCATAAATATACAGAAAAAGTCTTCCAATTCTCTCTTACACTCTATAAATATATTACCTATGCCCGCGATACCGATTATTTATTTTTAGGtaccgattctctctctctctctctctctctctctctctctctctctctctccttttcttggttttatgttatatataaaaataatactACTTAAGCTGCTGCAACACCAGCAGTGAAAAGCCTTGGAGCTGAGCAGGGCGAAACAGAGCAATTGAAAGGCTTCATAGCTCCAGACCGACATTTTTCTTTGTATTCATCGCTTAGAATTTGCTGGCATCTGCACTCCACACTACAGAAGGCTTTCTCTCCTCTGCAAAACATAAAAAACGGTTTatcaatatgatgtatttggaaaCCAGATTTCTCCCTACTGAATTATTAtctcaaaagaatcatctctagATTTAAAGGCAAAAGAGGCTCAAATGGGAAAATTTTCCAAGTCAATGATCTCTGAAAGAAGAAGTATacttaaaagaaaaaatggaCCCGTTGTtgggtcaggttgtcaaggtcctcaggttggaaaatgccaacccaACTTGAATTCGGGTTggtaataatcacatgtatttgggttgggtaaAGTTTAGAAGACTTCAGGATGGGTTTGGGTTGGAATTTGGGTCCCCTAGGGGGAACAGTGGTCAGTCTGCCTGTATAAACTGTTCCACCACACAAAACAAACTCACAGGGGTAGACTAGGTTTTTCCAATTCAAGAAGACAGATCACATTCTTAGAATATACTGCTTGCCCAAAATCAATCCCTAAATTTAAAAGCCACTGATATTGACCAGAGAGCTAACATCAGCTGCTAGCTTCCAGAGATACATTGTATTGCTTTTATTAGGACTCCTGCATGATGAGTCCAAAaacaaatttattaaagaaaaggCAGAGTTGATCATTGAATTTTTCATCGATTCAGCTGAGCAAACTCCAGTTCTTTTTAGGAATTCAAATGACCAATCTCCAGAAAGTATTCCGAGTAATTTGAACATTAATCATCAACCTATCAGTTCTTTCATACCATATGACAAATGCTGAGGCAAAAGGACACAAATAAACCACCATTTCGAACACAGCTTGAATATGTGCCTCAAGACGCGAGAGCGGCAAAATGTAAACCTTCTCATCATGGATTCCGCTATCCACTCTGCCTCAAATGCAGATCATACTTAGTTGAATGGGAAGTCTTGCTAACTGCCATTTGGTTATCCACCAAATACTGCCTAAATATATCTATATTGGCAACACAGTACGCACATGGAGCCAATTAGCGACTGATGGCTATCCGACGCATCATACATCAGGCAATGGCTGCAAACCCAAGTGGAAGAAGAATAATGTATGCCCAACGGTCCATAAGACAGCCCCATGTTCAAGGATTCCAAACCCAACAAAGGAAGCCAAAACTGCCATTGAAGCTAGCTTCAGGAAAAGCAAACACggatcaaagaaagaaaagaaaaaacaagaaactCCCATTGCGTATCTGCCATTAGTAGGGCCCCAAATACAGAAACTAATCCTAATGTAAATGAAATGGAAGTGTCCTAAAAATTGgagatttttaaagaaaaagcaGTCATCTATTCCTTCAAGAATAGAATCCCAATGACAAGAAGGAAGCAAATTCTAGATGAAATTTGCCAGAAATGGCTGCTAAATTTATTGAGACTACATTTAAAAAGAGCTGAGCATGAAAAagttcaaaatcacaaaagaatttATAAACTTAGACTGCCTTTTATTTGCCATTTCCTTCTGCAGAAACTAATGCCTAAATCGCACATTATGTGAAATTACAAAATTTCACCTCCCTTTGTGCAAGGTCAATCAAACACCCTTTCTTGTTGTTGTGTGGTAGGAATCAATGGTCAAACTAGGCTTTGATATAGCAAGCACTGATAGGGCCTCCTGTGCACGAGCTTACTGTACCCTTTAATTgttgttttgcttatttatatattatttatgcAGCTCTAGCCAACTCCTATTTATCATATGCTTTTGCATATTTTATAATATCAGAGCCAACTAATATTGATGCTATTCATTATGTAAAAAAgtgtttatttaaaaataataatcatatatAGCAATAATAAGAATACTTCCAAGACTGTCAAAATTTTATTGGGTGCTCTGTCATGGAGGTTGTCGTGTTTAATATCTTGGATCTGCATTGGTCATGGACAATGAAGAAGGCTGTGAAAAATCTCCACATCATAGCTTATGAGAAGCTTGGTTGCCAATCAGACAATTGGTGTGTAGATGACCAAATCAGGTCCACATATGGTATAATCAATAGAACCAAGCCTATCGGAGATCAGTTTGAATTCTGCAATATATTCAGGTTTTGGTTTGACTTATCAAAGAGAGAAACCGTCAAGACTGATTAATGGAATGGTGGATAGCTCGTATCACTtgtaaaatcaaataaaattgtATTTCTTATAAGGATATGTTCTACTCAATCTGATTGATGGATAAAAATTCTAACTAAGACTCATTAATCACGCAATCTATTTGATAGTGTGAACCAAGAAGTAGAAATCATTTCCTAAAGAACTTCTTGGTTCCCACAATGGAATAGAAAGGTCTTCCAATCAAGGGGAAAGAGTTGA
Coding sequences:
- the LOC131217574 gene encoding RNA-binding protein 208-like isoform X1, translated to MQQRLKQQQQQQQALMQQALLQQQQLYHPGVLAAAMSQMEPVPSGNLPPGFDSSSCRSVYVGNIHVNVTESLLAEVFQSTGPLEGCKLIKKEKSSFGFVDYHDRRSAALAIMTLHGRQLYGQAIKVNWAYASGQREDTSGHFNIFVGDLSPEVTDATLFACFSVYSSCSDARVMWDHKTGRSRGFGFVSFRNQQDAQNAINDLTGKWLGNRQIRCNWAAKGAGFAEEKPQSENQNQNMVVLTNGSSGSMDGGGQENVSDEAPENNPAFTTVYVGNLAHEVTQTELHRQFHSLGAGVIEEVRVQRDKGFGFVRYHTHDQAALAIQMANGRIVCGKSMKCSWGNKPTPPGTASNPLPPPVPPYHILPTPGMNQGYSATELLAYQRQLALNQGAGSGLSGQALLQMAGQQGLAAAQASVGLNSSGTQAMYDGYPNNSSGQQLMYYQ
- the LOC131217574 gene encoding RNA-binding protein 208-like isoform X2: MQQRLKQQQQQQQALMQQALLQQQQLYHPGVLAAAMSQMEPVPSGNLPPGFDSSSCRSVYVGNIHVNVTESLLAEVFQSTGPLEGCKLIKKEKSSFGFVDYHDRRSAALAIMTLHGRQLYGQAIKVNWAYASGQREDTSGHFNIFVGDLSPEVTDATLFACFSVYSSCSDARVMWDHKTGRSRGFGFVSFRNQQDAQNAINDLTGKWLGNRQIRCNWAAKGAGFAEEKPQSENQNQNMVVLTNGSSDGGGQENVSDEAPENNPAFTTVYVGNLAHEVTQTELHRQFHSLGAGVIEEVRVQRDKGFGFVRYHTHDQAALAIQMANGRIVCGKSMKCSWGNKPTPPGTASNPLPPPVPPYHILPTPGMNQGYSATELLAYQRQLALNQGAGSGLSGQALLQMAGQQGLAAAQASVGLNSSGTQAMYDGYPNNSSGQQLMYYQ